A region of Rhodamnia argentea isolate NSW1041297 chromosome 9, ASM2092103v1, whole genome shotgun sequence DNA encodes the following proteins:
- the LOC115742973 gene encoding nuclear transcription factor Y subunit B-3-like — MADSDNDSGGHNAANSESSALAREQDRFLPIANVSRIMKKALPANAKISKEAKETVQECVSEFISFITGEASDKCQREKRKTINGDDLLWAMTTLGFEEYVEPLKVYLQKFREIEGEKTAAMGKGGERSDGGDGSSSIGGGGGGGGSVVNSGSSAGGYGGGMYGGGMMMMGHHVHHAHHQSHHHMYGSGSGGSSGGRLR, encoded by the exons ATGGCGGATTCGGACAACGACTCGGGAGGCCACAACGCCGCGAACAGCGAGTCGTCGGCCCTCGCACGCGAGCAGGACCGCTTCCTCCCGATCGCCAACGTCAGCCGGATCATGAAGAAGGCGCTTCCCGCCAACGCCAAGATATCCAAGGAGGCCAAGGAGACCGTGCAG GAGTGCGTGTCGGAGTTCATAAGCTTCATCACGGGGGAGGCGTCGGACAAGTGCCAGCGGGAGAAGCGGAAGACGATCAACGGGGACGATCTGCTCTGGGCCATGACCACGCTGGGGTTCGAGGAGTACGTAGAGCCACTGAAGGTCTACCTCCAGAAGTTCCGGGAGATCGAGGGCGAGAAGACGGCGGCCATGGGGAAGGGCGGGGAGAGATCGGACGGCGGGGACGGCAGCAGCAgcatcggcggcggcggcggcggcggaggcagCGTCGTGAACAGCGGGAGCTCCGCGGGTGGGTATGGTGGGGGGATGTACGGTGgggggatgatgatgatggggcATCATGTGCATCATGCGCATCATCAGAGTCACCATCACATGTATGGATCCGGTAGTGGAGGGTCATCTGGTGGGAGACTAAGGTAG
- the LOC115742974 gene encoding uncharacterized protein LOC115742974, translated as MTILFIFFFLMISDGAASTKGSLLEFSSRDELVEMAGYGEKKVSTVLVAGSVSCAARSLGDAHHQLPAWPVSGALVGVKCHTSKNKISSNWTRGFTDEFGDFMIDLPSHLHAIPDLPEECSVQPLRLPRSSLCRPARGHRHKRLRLASVRDGIRTYRAGNIRLVLMQSSRNALDD; from the exons ATGACcattctcttcatcttcttcttcctcatgaTCTCCGATGGAGCTGCTTCGACGAAGGGCTCGCTTCTCGAGTTCTCGAGCCGAGACGAGCTGGTGGAAATGGCGGGATATGGCGAGAAGAAGGTGTCGACCGTCTTGGTTGCTGGCTCAGTGTCTTGCGCGGCTCGCTCTCTCGGCGATGCTCATCATCAACTTCCTGCTTGGCCAGTCTCCG GTGCTTTGGTTGGTGTGAAATGTCATACAAGCAAGAACAAGATCAGTTCAAATTGGACTCGAGGCTTCACCGACGAATTTGGTGACTTCATGATCGACCTTCCTTCCCACCTCCATGCCATTCCGGACCTGCCCGAGGAATGCTCGGTTCAACCCCTCCGACTCCCAAGAAGCTCGCTCTGTCGACCGGCTCGTGGTCACAGACACAAGAGGCTGAGATTAGCTTCTGTCCGAGACGGGATTCGCACTTACAGGGCGGGAAATATAAGGCTCGTGCTCATGCAGTCCTCAAGGAATGCACTGGATGATTGA